From Echeneis naucrates chromosome 7, fEcheNa1.1, whole genome shotgun sequence, one genomic window encodes:
- the LOC115045797 gene encoding putative helicase mov-10-B.2 produces MVKHDLKSSCIVGLDFYKFLKETQRTSIKNRLDLRDIYNNEFRRRDAQFKDPNFGSVLYALKTAGKIKRRRDVIHFNPSVTDLYVDQRQTPRGHQARGVHNGAASPDLVRACPPHEAVTGVQACGQLASSLLNQLSTHRDLFIADKNGISITSDSPIENGKLSLCVQNTEYTAKLTVKNVGAEPVYFISYTPLYKLQYFTLLDEHKVTKTNPLAIQAGDSYEIKVDFRCTTVGFYEAALAFEFKPDLQHSTATFTIVRSVEVHFITSLGIELAPTAPFRPQPLLACASVSSSEIVDGQPPESLSLMLQNEIRLQKYPLPNNMYDLIKSLKHPKAHSDKRRVLLESPLRWMNYAEKLKLLLHLEECQMEVDIKKYNIPNNEREHATMELDRNNRNLLVLEVPGVSENRPSVLRGDNLTVWPIGKGYKKYRGYVHNVELDSVKLGFAAELLNLFVKNMKFHVEFSFNRLTLCVQHRAAELAISHRLGNVLFPAAPANSPQPTELPDLRLFDSKLEKNQEQYEAVQHIIAGSSKPAPYLVFGPPGTGKTVTMVEAIKQIEKTQGSCRILACAPSNSAADLLCQKIMEHMDKRKVYRMYAKSFNTTCVPEELKACSNLAGDYFQFPLKEKLMEYKIMVTTLITAGRLVTGGIPPGHFTHIFVDEAGHAVETECLISLAGLLCPETGQVVLAGDPKQLGPIIRSTFALKYGLGVSLLERLMTNFSVYQKKDGKFNNHFVTKLLRNYRSHPAILKIPNEMFYDNELLCCADEYLRNSYCSWEHLPPKGQGFPVIFHAVNGKDEREASSPSFFNRDEVEVLMGYLKKVLQTQGKKGHGTISPKDIGIIAPYRKQVQKIRQALCKVAKDLKMDLKWLKVGCVEEFQGQERKVVLVSTVRSNPNYAEMDKKFSLGFVKNEKRFNVALTRAKALLIVVGNPMILKSDATWDRFIKFCSEKGGYTGFVPPQEDSEFLGRLAALSISMKPEAETAESVVQQHLDPEWRNDL; encoded by the exons CAGTCCTTTATGCCCTGAAAACCGCCGGCAAAATAAAGAGACGAAGAGATGTCATTCACTTCAATCCCTCG GTTACAGATCTTTATGTGGACCAGAGGCAAACACCCAGAGGGCATCAGGCACGAGGTGTGCACAATGGAGCGGCCAGTCCTGACTTAGTGCGGGCTTGCCCACCACATGAAGCAGTTACAGGAGTTCAAGCCTGTGGGCAACTAGCCAGTAGTCTCCTGAACCAACTGAGTACGCACAG AGATTTGTTCATTGCTGACAAAAATGGTATCAGCATCACCTCGGACTCACCCATTGAGAACGGaaagctttctttgtgtgtgcaaaaCACAGAG tacaCGGCAAAGCTGACTGTGAAAAACGTTGGGGCAGAACCTGTGTATTTCATCAGTTACACCCCACTGTACAAGCTTCAATACTTCACACTGCTGGATGAGCACAAAGTGACCAAAACAAATCCACTGGCAATCCAAGCGG GTGACAGCTATGAAATCAAGGTTGACTTCCGCTGCACTACGGTTGGCTTCTATGAAGCTGCACTGGCTTTTGAATTTAAACCAGACCTGCAGCACTCCACCGCTACTTTCACAATTGTGCGCTCTGTTGAGGTTCACTTCATAACATCATTGGGAATAGAGCTGGCACCCACAGCACCGTTCAGACCTCAACCCCTCCTTGCCTGTGCATCTGTATCATCCAGTGAAATTGTGGATGGGCAGCCACCTGAGAG TCTGTCACTGATGTTACAAAATGAGATTCGACTGCAAAAGTATCCACTACCCAACAATATGTACGACTTGATTAAGTCACTGAAGCATCCCAAAGCCCACAGTGATAAAAG AAGGGTCTTGCTGGAAAGTCCCTTAAGGTGGATGAACTATGCtgagaagctgaagctgctgctgcatctggaGGAGTGTCAGATGGAGGTGGACATCAAGAAATACAACATCCCAAACAATGAACGTGAGCATGCGACCATGGAACTGGACCGCAACAACAGGAATCTTCTTGTGCTGGAG GTGCCTGGCGTCTCTGAGAACCGCCCGTCTGTGCTACGAGGAGATAATTTGACGGTGTGGCCAATTGGAAAAGGTTATAAGAAATACCGCGGCTACGTCCACAATGTGGAGCTTGACAGCGTCAAACTGGGATTTGCTGCAGA GTTGCTCAATCTCTTTGTGAAAAACATGAAGTTCCACGTGGAATTCTCGTTCAACCGCCTGACTCTGTGTGttcagcacagagcagcagaactAGCCATTTCACACAGACTGGGAAATGTGCTGTTCCCTGCTGCACCTGCCAACTCTCCTCAACCAACTGAGCTTCCCGATCTCAG GCTGTTTGATTCGAAGCTGGAGAAAAACCAGGAGCAGTATGAAGCAGTACAACACATTATAGCTGGTTCATCCAAACCTGCCCCTTACCTGGTGTTTGGGCCACCTGGAACAG gTAAAACTGTGACTATGGTTGAGGCCATCAAACAGATAGAGAAGACCCAGGGCTCCTGCCGTATTCTGGCCTGCGCTCCTTCCAACAGTGCTGCCGACCTGCTCTGCCAAAAGATTATGGAACACATGGATAAACGTAAAGTGTACCGCATGTACGCCAAGAGCTTCAACACAACATGCGTCCCTGAAGAGCTAAAA GCATGCTCTAACCTGGCAggggactattttcagtttcctttgaAAGAGAAGTTGATGGAGTACAAGATCATGGTCACCACGCTGATAACTGCCGGAAG GCTGGTCACAGGTGGCATTCCTCCAGGACATTTCACTCATATATTTGTGGACGAGGCAGGACACGCAGTGGAAACTGAATGTTTAATCTCATTAGCAG GGCTACTCTGTCCGGAGACTGGGCAGGTCGTTTTGGCTGGAGACCCCAAACAGCTTGGACCAATTATCAGATCCACGTTTGCCCTAAAATACGGCTTGG GAGTTTCTCTCTTGGAGCGCCTGATGACTAATTTCTCTGTGTACCAGAAGAAGGACGGCAAGTTCAACAATCACTTTGTGACCAAACTGCTGCGCAACTACAG GTCCCATCCAGCCATTCTAAAAATTCCCAACGAGATGTTCTATGACAACGAGCTGCTGTGTTGTGCAGATGAATATTTACGCAACTCCTACTGCAGTTGGGAGCATCTCCCTCCAAAG ggTCAGGGCTTTCCAGTGATCTTCCATGCCGTCAACGGTAAGGATGAGCGTGAGGCCAGCAGTCCTTCATTCTTCAACAGAGACGAGGTGGAGGTGCTGATGGGCTACCTGAAAAAAGTGTTACAGACACAAGGCAAGAAGGGCCACGGTACAATCTCACCCAAAGACATAGGCATCATCGCCCCCTACAGGAAGCAG GTGCAGAAAATCCGTCAAGCTCTGTGCAAAGTTGCCAAGGACCTCAAAATGGATCTGAAGTGGCTTAAA GTTGGTTGTGTGGAGGAGTTCCAAGGTCAGGAGAGGAAAGTCGTCCTGGTGTCAACAGTTCGTAGCAACCCCAATTATGCAGAAATGGACAAGAAGTTCAGCCTGGGCTTTGTCAAGAATGAGAAG AGGTTCAACGTGGCCTTAACTCGAGCCAAAGCCCTGCTGATTGTGGTGGGAAACCCCATGATACTGAAAAGCGATGCTACTTGGGATCG CTTCATCAAGTTCTGTAGCGAGAAAGGAGGCTACACTGGCTTTGTCCCTCCACAGGAAGACTCAGAATTTTTAGGGAGACTTGCTGCTCTCAGCATCAGCATGAAACCTGAAG